One Nicotiana sylvestris chromosome 12, ASM39365v2, whole genome shotgun sequence genomic window carries:
- the LOC104236872 gene encoding uncharacterized protein isoform X2, which translates to MASSFSINSINPNTKYLSHLRNYSFPASVLRRTINFPVKKSSNLSCKRRSCRVGIVRASSSTEVVDDRGSADVERAHNGKVLRVGLICGGPSAERGISLNSARSVLDHIQGDDLDVSCYYIDSNLNAYAISTAQVYSNTPADFDFKLESLAQGFRSLSDFTEHLASSVDIVFPVIHGRFGEDGGVQELLERSNIPFVGTGSTHCQKAFDKYDASLELDRQGFVTVPNFLIQVKPTRAGSSIGVSVAYGVTDSLQKANTIISEGIDDKVLVEIFLEGGSEFTAIVLDVGSGFGCQPVVLLPTEVELQSHGTVDVREKDAIFNYRRKYLPTRQVAYHTPPRFSVDVISKIREGASLLFQRLGLRDFARIDGWFLPPSMKASSFAGNKFGRTNSGTVIFTDINLISGMEQTSFLFQQASKVGFSHSNILRTIIQHACLRFPALLSHNIISSPSRRRSKSASVTEAFIKQHKKVYVIFGGDTSERQVSLMSGTNVWLNLRASDDLEVTPCLLAPATSYSDVSDFGKHEVDKKFKTVWTLPYSLLLRHTTEEVLDACLEAIEPNRAALTSHLRNQVMDDLTRGLRKLSWFNGFDISDELPKKFSLEQWVKLAKESQATVFIAVHGGIGEDGTLQSLLEAEGVPYTGPGVIASKTCMDKVATSLALKHLTDFGVLTINKDARKKDDLLKMSISDLWRDLKSKLHCDTLCVKPARDGCSTGVARLCCEGDLAFYINALQDCLPRIPPNSLSKAHGMIEMPNPPPELIIFEPFVETDEIVVASKSRNEIAHNLLWKGDSRWVEVTVGVVGKRGSMHSLTPSVTVKESGGILSLEEKFQGGTGINLTPPPPSIMSSSALERCKKHIELIANTLQLEGFSRIDAFVHADTGEVLIIEVNTVPGMTPSTVLIHQALAEQPPLYPQQFFRTLLDLASERSM; encoded by the exons ATGGCTTCTTCCTTTTCAATCAACTCCATAAATCCTAATACCAAATACCTCAGCCACCTTAGAAACTACTCTTTTCCGGCCTCTGTGTTAAGAAGAACTATAAATTTCCCCGTAAAAAAGAGTAGTAATTTGAGCTGTAAAAGGAGAAGTTGCAGAGTTGGGATAGTTAGGGCATCATCTTCTACTGAAGTAGTTGATGATCGTGGGAGTGCTGACGTGGAGAGGGCCCACAATGGGAAGGTTCTGAGAGTGGGCCTTATTTGTGGTGGCCCATCTGCTGAGCGTGGAATTTCTTTGAACTCTGCTCGATCAGTTCTCGATCATATTCAG GGGGACGATTTGGATGTTAGCTGCTATTACATTGATAGCAACCTCAATGCCTATGCTATATCCACTGCGCAG GTATACTCAAACACTCCTGCAGACTTTGATTTCAAACTTGAGAG CCTTGCCCAAGGCTTCCGGTCATTATCTGACTTTACAGAACACCTTGCTTCTTCTGTGGACATAGTTTTTCCTGTTATACATGGTCGTTTTGGTGAAGATGGTGGCGTTCAG GAGCTATTGGAACGATCAAATATTCCATTTGTTGGAACAGGGTCCACCCATTGTCAAAAAGCATTTGATAAA TATGATGCATCGTTGGAGCTTGACAGACAAGGTTTCGTGACTGTAcctaattttctcatacag GTAAAGCCAACAAGAGCAGGATCAAGCATTGGAGTTAGTGTTGCCTATGGTGTCACTGATTCTCTGCAAAAAGCTAACACAATTATTTCTGAG GGGATTGATGACAAAGTCCTTGTTGAAATTTTCCTTGAAGGAGGTAGTGAATTTACAGCAATTGTCCTTGATGTAGGTTCTGGTTTTGGTTGCCAGCCTGTTGTATTATTGCCAACAGAG GTGGAGCTGCAATCACATGGCACTGTTGATGTTAGGGAGAAAGACGCTATATTTAACTATCGACGGAAGTATCTCCCTACTCGGCAG GTTGCTTATCACACTCCACCTAGATTCTCTGTGGATGTGATTTCAAAGATACGTGAAGGGGCGTCATTACTATTTCAGCGGCTTGGTTTGCGTGATTTTGCTCGAATTGATGGCTGGTTTTTGCCGCCTTCTATGAAAGCTTCCTCTTTTGCAGGAAACAAATTTGGAAGGACTAATTCTGGCACAGTTATATTCACCGATATCAACTTG ATCAGTGGAATGGAACAAACGAGTTTCTTATTTCAGCAAGCGTCAAAG GTTGGATTTTCACACTCAAATATTCTCCGGACCATCATCCAACATGCTTGCTTGCGGTTTCCAGCTCTTTTGTCACATAATATCATATCAAGTCCCTCGAGAAGGAGATCAAAATCTGCATCAGTAACTGAAGCATTTATTAAACAACATAAGAAAGTTTACGTCATCTTTGGTGGTGACACCTCTGAACGCCAAGTATCTCTTATGAGCGGAACCAATGTTTGGCTGAATCTAAGAGCATCTGATGAT CTTGAAGTGACGCCGTGCTTGCTTGCCCCTGCAACGAGCTATTCTGATGTTTCAGACTTCGGTAAACATGAAGTAGATAAGAAGTTTAAGACAGTATGGACATTGCC TTATTCCCTTTTGCTGAGACATACTACAGAAGAAGTCCTTGATGCGTGTCTAGAGGCAATTGAACCCAATCGGGCAGCTCTGACATCTCACTTGCGAAACCAAGTTATGGATGATCTCACGAGAGGTCTTAGAAAGCTCAGTTGGTTCAATGGGTTTGATATATCTGATGAATTACCGAAGAAATTTTCCCTGGAGCAGTGGGTGAAGCTGGCTAAGGAATCTCAGGCAACTGTTTTCATTGCAG TGCATGGAGGCATTGGAGAAGATGGTACACTTCAATCTTTACTAGAGGCCGAAGGGGTTCCCTATACAG GTCCTGGCGTCATTGCTTCAAAAACATGTATGGACAAagttgcaacctctcttgctctAAAACAT TTGACAGACTTTGGAGTCCTTACAATAAATAAAGATGCGAGGAAGAAGGATGATCTCCTGAAAATGTCCATATCTGATCTCTGGCGTGACTTGAAGTCAAAACTTCACTGTGACACTTTATGTGTTAAACCAGCCAGAGATGGTTGCTCAACTGGTGTGGCCAGATTGTG CTGTGAGGGGGACCTTGCCTTTTACATAAACGCACTTCAGGATTGCCTACCTCGTATTCCTCCTAACAGCCTATCAAAG GCACATGGAATGATTGAGATGCCAAACCCTCCTCCAGAGCTCATAATATTCGAACCTTTTGTTGAGACTGATGAGATAGTTGTTGCATCTAAATCCAGAAACGAGATTGCACACAATTTACTCTGGAAAGGGGATAGTAGATGGGTAGAGGTCACTGTTGGTGTTGTAGGAAAACGTGGATCAATGCATTCATTGACTCCTAGTGTAACTGTGAAAGAATCTGGAGGCATATTATCACTGGAGGAGAAATTCCAAG GTGGAACTGGCATCAATCTGACTCCACCGCCACCATCTATTATGAG TAGTTCCGCCTTGGAAAGGTGTAAAAAGCATATTGAACTTATTGCAAACACTCTACAATTAGAAGGATTTTCACGTATTGATGCATTTGTTCATGCTGACACTGGTGAG GTGTTGATTATAGAAGTGAATACAGTTCCTGGAATGACTCCTTCCACTGTCTTAATTCATCAG GCACTTGCAGAGCAACCTCCCCTGTATCCACAGCAGTTCTTTCGCACGTTGCTTGATCTGGCATCGGAGAGATCCATGTGA
- the LOC138883821 gene encoding secreted RxLR effector protein 161-like has product MDESGSPVNQTVNRGIIGSLLYLTASMLDIVFSEGLCARFQSNLKESYLKAAKRILRYLKGTQDLVMYYPSSDNFNLIRYADADYAGYLVDRKNTSGMAHFLGSCLISCGTRKQNSVALSTTEAEYVVAASYCAQLLWIKQQLEDFGVYTNYVSFLYDNISALNMAKNPVQYKRTKHIDVRYHFLKANVGRDLSV; this is encoded by the coding sequence atggatgaatcTGGCTCTCCTGTAAATCAAACAGTGAATAGAGGAattattgggtctcttctctatctcacTGCCAGCATGCTAGATATTGTCTTTAGTGAGGGACTGTGTGCAAGATTTCAGTCAAATCTCAAGGAATCTTatctgaaggctgccaaaagaattttAAGATATCTTAAGGGAACGCAGGACCTCGTTATGTACTACCCTTCAAGTGACAATTTTAATCTTATTAggtatgctgatgctgactatgcaggttatcttgtggacaggaaaaacacatctggaatggctcacttccTAGGATCATGTCTTATTTCATgtggcacaaggaagcaaaattcagtagctctttcaacaactgaagcagaataCGTTGTTGCAGCCTCCTACTGTGCTCAGCTTttatggatcaaacaacaattaGAAGATTTTGGAGTGTATACTAACTATGTGTCTTTTCTGTATGATAACAtaagtgcactcaacatggccaagaatccagtcCAATATAAaagaaccaagcacattgatgtgagatatcattttCTCAAAGCCAACGTGGGAAGGGACTTATCTGTATGA
- the LOC104236872 gene encoding uncharacterized protein isoform X1 has product MASSFSINSINPNTKYLSHLRNYSFPASVLRRTINFPVKKSSNLSCKRRSCRVGIVRASSSTEVVDDRGSADVERAHNGKVLRVGLICGGPSAERGISLNSARSVLDHIQGDDLDVSCYYIDSNLNAYAISTAQVYSNTPADFDFKLESLAQGFRSLSDFTEHLASSVDIVFPVIHGRFGEDGGVQELLERSNIPFVGTGSTHCQKAFDKYDASLELDRQGFVTVPNFLIQGSEMDESGLSKWFDQNLLDTKLGKVVVKPTRAGSSIGVSVAYGVTDSLQKANTIISEGIDDKVLVEIFLEGGSEFTAIVLDVGSGFGCQPVVLLPTEVELQSHGTVDVREKDAIFNYRRKYLPTRQVAYHTPPRFSVDVISKIREGASLLFQRLGLRDFARIDGWFLPPSMKASSFAGNKFGRTNSGTVIFTDINLISGMEQTSFLFQQASKVGFSHSNILRTIIQHACLRFPALLSHNIISSPSRRRSKSASVTEAFIKQHKKVYVIFGGDTSERQVSLMSGTNVWLNLRASDDLEVTPCLLAPATSYSDVSDFGKHEVDKKFKTVWTLPYSLLLRHTTEEVLDACLEAIEPNRAALTSHLRNQVMDDLTRGLRKLSWFNGFDISDELPKKFSLEQWVKLAKESQATVFIAVHGGIGEDGTLQSLLEAEGVPYTGPGVIASKTCMDKVATSLALKHLTDFGVLTINKDARKKDDLLKMSISDLWRDLKSKLHCDTLCVKPARDGCSTGVARLCCEGDLAFYINALQDCLPRIPPNSLSKAHGMIEMPNPPPELIIFEPFVETDEIVVASKSRNEIAHNLLWKGDSRWVEVTVGVVGKRGSMHSLTPSVTVKESGGILSLEEKFQGGTGINLTPPPPSIMSSSALERCKKHIELIANTLQLEGFSRIDAFVHADTGEVLIIEVNTVPGMTPSTVLIHQALAEQPPLYPQQFFRTLLDLASERSM; this is encoded by the exons ATGGCTTCTTCCTTTTCAATCAACTCCATAAATCCTAATACCAAATACCTCAGCCACCTTAGAAACTACTCTTTTCCGGCCTCTGTGTTAAGAAGAACTATAAATTTCCCCGTAAAAAAGAGTAGTAATTTGAGCTGTAAAAGGAGAAGTTGCAGAGTTGGGATAGTTAGGGCATCATCTTCTACTGAAGTAGTTGATGATCGTGGGAGTGCTGACGTGGAGAGGGCCCACAATGGGAAGGTTCTGAGAGTGGGCCTTATTTGTGGTGGCCCATCTGCTGAGCGTGGAATTTCTTTGAACTCTGCTCGATCAGTTCTCGATCATATTCAG GGGGACGATTTGGATGTTAGCTGCTATTACATTGATAGCAACCTCAATGCCTATGCTATATCCACTGCGCAG GTATACTCAAACACTCCTGCAGACTTTGATTTCAAACTTGAGAG CCTTGCCCAAGGCTTCCGGTCATTATCTGACTTTACAGAACACCTTGCTTCTTCTGTGGACATAGTTTTTCCTGTTATACATGGTCGTTTTGGTGAAGATGGTGGCGTTCAG GAGCTATTGGAACGATCAAATATTCCATTTGTTGGAACAGGGTCCACCCATTGTCAAAAAGCATTTGATAAA TATGATGCATCGTTGGAGCTTGACAGACAAGGTTTCGTGACTGTAcctaattttctcatacag GGAAGTGAAATGGATGAATCTGGACTGTCAAAGTGGTTTGACCAAAACCTACTAGACACTAAGTTAGGAAAAGTTGTG GTAAAGCCAACAAGAGCAGGATCAAGCATTGGAGTTAGTGTTGCCTATGGTGTCACTGATTCTCTGCAAAAAGCTAACACAATTATTTCTGAG GGGATTGATGACAAAGTCCTTGTTGAAATTTTCCTTGAAGGAGGTAGTGAATTTACAGCAATTGTCCTTGATGTAGGTTCTGGTTTTGGTTGCCAGCCTGTTGTATTATTGCCAACAGAG GTGGAGCTGCAATCACATGGCACTGTTGATGTTAGGGAGAAAGACGCTATATTTAACTATCGACGGAAGTATCTCCCTACTCGGCAG GTTGCTTATCACACTCCACCTAGATTCTCTGTGGATGTGATTTCAAAGATACGTGAAGGGGCGTCATTACTATTTCAGCGGCTTGGTTTGCGTGATTTTGCTCGAATTGATGGCTGGTTTTTGCCGCCTTCTATGAAAGCTTCCTCTTTTGCAGGAAACAAATTTGGAAGGACTAATTCTGGCACAGTTATATTCACCGATATCAACTTG ATCAGTGGAATGGAACAAACGAGTTTCTTATTTCAGCAAGCGTCAAAG GTTGGATTTTCACACTCAAATATTCTCCGGACCATCATCCAACATGCTTGCTTGCGGTTTCCAGCTCTTTTGTCACATAATATCATATCAAGTCCCTCGAGAAGGAGATCAAAATCTGCATCAGTAACTGAAGCATTTATTAAACAACATAAGAAAGTTTACGTCATCTTTGGTGGTGACACCTCTGAACGCCAAGTATCTCTTATGAGCGGAACCAATGTTTGGCTGAATCTAAGAGCATCTGATGAT CTTGAAGTGACGCCGTGCTTGCTTGCCCCTGCAACGAGCTATTCTGATGTTTCAGACTTCGGTAAACATGAAGTAGATAAGAAGTTTAAGACAGTATGGACATTGCC TTATTCCCTTTTGCTGAGACATACTACAGAAGAAGTCCTTGATGCGTGTCTAGAGGCAATTGAACCCAATCGGGCAGCTCTGACATCTCACTTGCGAAACCAAGTTATGGATGATCTCACGAGAGGTCTTAGAAAGCTCAGTTGGTTCAATGGGTTTGATATATCTGATGAATTACCGAAGAAATTTTCCCTGGAGCAGTGGGTGAAGCTGGCTAAGGAATCTCAGGCAACTGTTTTCATTGCAG TGCATGGAGGCATTGGAGAAGATGGTACACTTCAATCTTTACTAGAGGCCGAAGGGGTTCCCTATACAG GTCCTGGCGTCATTGCTTCAAAAACATGTATGGACAAagttgcaacctctcttgctctAAAACAT TTGACAGACTTTGGAGTCCTTACAATAAATAAAGATGCGAGGAAGAAGGATGATCTCCTGAAAATGTCCATATCTGATCTCTGGCGTGACTTGAAGTCAAAACTTCACTGTGACACTTTATGTGTTAAACCAGCCAGAGATGGTTGCTCAACTGGTGTGGCCAGATTGTG CTGTGAGGGGGACCTTGCCTTTTACATAAACGCACTTCAGGATTGCCTACCTCGTATTCCTCCTAACAGCCTATCAAAG GCACATGGAATGATTGAGATGCCAAACCCTCCTCCAGAGCTCATAATATTCGAACCTTTTGTTGAGACTGATGAGATAGTTGTTGCATCTAAATCCAGAAACGAGATTGCACACAATTTACTCTGGAAAGGGGATAGTAGATGGGTAGAGGTCACTGTTGGTGTTGTAGGAAAACGTGGATCAATGCATTCATTGACTCCTAGTGTAACTGTGAAAGAATCTGGAGGCATATTATCACTGGAGGAGAAATTCCAAG GTGGAACTGGCATCAATCTGACTCCACCGCCACCATCTATTATGAG TAGTTCCGCCTTGGAAAGGTGTAAAAAGCATATTGAACTTATTGCAAACACTCTACAATTAGAAGGATTTTCACGTATTGATGCATTTGTTCATGCTGACACTGGTGAG GTGTTGATTATAGAAGTGAATACAGTTCCTGGAATGACTCCTTCCACTGTCTTAATTCATCAG GCACTTGCAGAGCAACCTCCCCTGTATCCACAGCAGTTCTTTCGCACGTTGCTTGATCTGGCATCGGAGAGATCCATGTGA